The region AGAAAAGCCCCGCCCCCCAGCTGAAATggacactgtgattggttctgcAGCTGCAGAGTTATCTTTTAGTTTTCTGTCTATAAGTCAGAGGTGTGTAGTttagagagagcagagattttCTCTTTGATGTATCTCAGAGAAATTGATGGGGTATTGGTCAAATGCCACCAACCCAACCCCCCCAACCAcaaaagtaaactttttttaactataatgacattttcttaaacaaaaaaaactttaaaactagATGGTGACGCTGCTAAAGGCCAAATATAATCACACAAGATCAGTCGTCAGTCATGCTGCagtcttttattcatttttgtagaAGTTACACATGAGAGTCCAGAAAGGAGCAAGAATTCCATCTCATCCTGTGTGCTGGTCTGTATAAGCCTTCATCTCTCACATCTACATATCGTGTGATTGTTTCAGGAcataaatcatcacatactcACAGATCCAATTCATCCTTTGGCTTTTCAACCAGTTCTCATTTCATGGTGCTAATCTTACCCACACTGCGCAGTTGGTAAACACGTGTACAATTTGGTGCCTTGTTGgcagtgacagtttcatttaTGAACACTTCATAAGGGGGTATCAGCACTTCAACCTCCTGGTCATACTTTGATTTCATTGATATGTCTGCACCGTAGCATGTAGTGATGATAAAACAGGTCTCGTTTCCAAAGTGTGTCAGTGTAGTCTTGACTGAAGAAGAAGCGAAACTACCAAATCGCACAAAGGGGTCTGTTATCTCTATTGTAATGTTGGTGCGACGGTAAGTGGTCCGGCAATCGCGCTGAAGATGTTGTTCAGCGTTGCGAGTTTGGATTCCATCTGTTATCAGAAAGTGTAGAGAGATCAACCCAAACCCGGTCTTGTAGGTCCCTCTACCCTCACGCATTTTATCATTAAGCTCACGGTAAACATCAGTTCCGGTGTACACTCGAAGGGCTATCTTTCTCAATTCATCCTGTGTTAAATTAGAGTTCTCTTTTCTTCCTAGAATTAGATCTTTTTTGGCTTCATCCCAAGCTTTCTTGAACTTTGCGTTGTTGTTCAGCTCTTCATTCAGTGAATGGTTAGTAATGCGACGATACATTTCTTTTTTGCAGTCCTCAAATTCAAATTCTTCATCAACAGAGTTTGGATATAAACTCATAGTGAtctgaaaagaaataaaacccATTTGGAACttattaattgtattattaaaatgaatcatAATGATGTAGATAATAACAAAAGCCAAACAGTCAGCACATCACTTCAATCCaatttttaaaggggaatgccaccattttttcaaaacatCTACACATTTCTATCGCTATGAGATGAAAAGAAAtcattttatgtgaaatggtttattgtagagacacagagatctttacagtggtggtgatgggatccaggggtcgccatgactacaatacaaattaccatccagaaccaccagagaacctacacgagtcttctgagttgatgatgggaaaatagtggaaatcATTTTGTCCTGCATCCATCGCTTTAccaataattaaattattttttaaggCTCTGAAGCCTGAAATAAAAAGGTACATTgtgttgaaataaataaattggacGACATTTATAAATTCCACTTCTTACCGCTGCAGCTGTGTGAACAGcgaggatgaggaggatgaagagACGCATCATTGCAGTTGAGTGCAGCATCTTCATTATCATCCTAAAGTGAACAGACACAGGTGGGCTTACAGGTGGGCTCACTGTAATTAACAGTCCACGAGACAAACAGTGGTGTATTTACTTTGGCTGTTATAcatgtaaaagtaaaagaatTCAAATTAAGCAGCTAATAAGGAGCTATAAGAGCTCACAGGACTTGGCCACACTGGTTTCAGTTAAAGACAACAGGGCTGATCAACAGTGACCCATGAACAGCGCCTGAATCTGGATTCTCTAATATCGTCGTCAGTTTTGCTGAGATTTGGTGTCTAAGAGGAACATTTCATACTGATCACATCACTTTACTGGTCAGCAGATCATTTAGTCATAAATACTGTGTGAactcattttcacacacaacatcGACAGACATTCGCACGCAGCTGTATTTCTATAAGAAACATGTGAAATGGTCAGTCTTACCTTTTACTCTGGTGGAAGCTGCTTCTGCTCCACTGACCTCTCTGGGTCTTTATAACACACTGACAGCTTGACGTGTTCCAGGAATTTGCATGAAATGAGGTCATgtgatgatttttttgtttccttttctctttttttgcattttatctcACAGAGCTGTTTGCTTTGTTGCTACTGATGTTAAAGGTTGTTATCTTTACACACTagaatagaaaaatagaaaaagacttaatgtttaacaataaataagaattattaatattctgctaggtgtgtgtgtgagtgacatgtgtatatatatatatatatatatatatatatagagagagagagagagagagagagtgagagagagagagacagaaacaaagaaagagagagagagagagagagagagagagagagagagagagagagagagagacagaaacaaagaaagagagagagagatagagaggcagaaacaaagaaagagagagagagagagagagagagagagagacagaaacaaagaaagagagagagagatagagaggcagaaacaaagaaagagagagagagagagatagagagacagagtgatatAATTGGTCTGAATTACTTTTACGTTATAGAAGAATGGGGTGCTGGCCCTGCTGACCACTCCTGACCATTTAGCATAGTTCATTCTGCAATGTTATTGATACATTGaattatttaattgaattgcTTATTACTTAGTCAATCTTATCATGTGCTGCCCAGAGTGGGATTGTTCTGCTGCTGAGCTTTGGCCCTGGAGAACTTCCACTATCGCAGGTCTGAATGTTCTGATTGAATACATATATAACCACACACAAGCATGTTTTTCATAGATGTGCTGCCATAAGTGAAAATTCTCCCCATATGGTTAAGGCCTTTCCTGTTATCTTCACAAAGCAGAAGAGAAACAACCCAGCAGTTAAAGCTGCTACATTCAACAGTCATTTTTCTAAGAATTTATCTGGACATTAGCTCATATGGTCTGCTGAtcttttctgagcatactgtTTTTGACCAGGGCCTTAACTGAAGACCACAAAACCAGTCACCACATTCCTCAATCTTGACCAACAATAAGGCAAAATACACAAATAGGAATAAAAGCAacatgaagaattaaaacaTCTGTATGGTCAACTCCACTGAAAAAATGCAGCAGGAAGTGTTCAGAAGATGGCACACACCTCCCTTTGCAGTGTTAAGACATCTAGAACTTTTCTGTTTTCCCATATATTGATTGTTCGGCATAAAGTTCATCCTTAACTAATTTTAAGGCTGAACTGGTTTCATTGGTAAATTTCTGTGAAGATTAGGGATCAGGGCCTAGTTGTGGCAGAGAGGCTTGTTTGGTCTAGGGATTCTCAGAGCTAAGTCATCTGGAGCAGTTTGCTCCTGGTAGGCTCTTCCAAGGTGAataggtctggagtgaagactcAGACTAACTTCATCCAAAATGTCCATCCAATGTGCATGGGAAAAGGTTAttgggacctacccctggagccaggcctggagGTAGTGTCCTTCAGTGAATGCCTGGTGGTCAGGCAGCCCATGTAATTTGGCCAGGCACAAAAAGGCAATGTAGGAGGGCTTGGCAGCATGGTCCCCTGTGGCAGAAAGTGGTTCTTCCCTTGCTGGGGAAGGGAGCCAGAGtaagatatagttgggctcacctccactcACAGTTTTGTATTTCCATCCAACCAATTTAATATGGGTTGGTACCTCTCCTACAGGGTAGAAGGTGCCAGGGTGTTGTGAGGATGCTCACAAGCCTCTGGCTGGCTGCTATGCAGTTGGTGTTTGTCCCAGAGGATGAGAGAGTTGCCTCAAAGCAAAGTAAAAATGTGGGCAGGAAAACTCCTCTCAGCTCAGTTGCTCAgcaccttttaaaaagagcagagagggaacagagagagagagggatgaggagCAACAGCCTGACAGACTAATGCCCAATCCCATtgcacccctcgcccctaccactgagcccttagccctctgttttgtgcgttcacgtctaggggtagggtgtccagatttttgttgagatagaggggtaagGTGAAGCATTAGGACGTCTAGTTTATTTTGATTTCTGTAAAGTACCTAAAAGTATACTTTAATAAGCCTAAAAAATTGCATTTGTACAGAGTCACAGGGAGTAAATAGTTATAGATACAATTTCTATATCTAAAGCCAATTTCTATATCAaatggcacggtggcgtggtgggtagcgctgtcgcctcacagtgaggagggcctgggtttgattccctggccgggtgatcagggtcctctctgtgtggagtttgcatgttctccccgtgtctgcgtgggtttcctccgggttctctggtttcctcccacagtccaaagacatgcagtcaggccaattggacatgctaaattgcccctgggtgtgagtgactgtctgtgtctgtctgtctgccctgcgatggactggcgacctgtccagggtgtatcctgccttccgcccgaagactgcagggataggctccagcaccccccgcgaccctgatggagaagcggcttagaaaatggatggatggataaagcCAGTTCTCCCAGAGCCTGGTTAAGGTTAATGGTATTTCTGATGGAGAAATCACATTTGCATTGGATTTTAGTCCAGGAAACTGACCctatattaattttattgtaaCTCTTGTGTGGTattggggtctgtgggacctGTTTTCAATGTGTACCAAAAGAAAATTATgtgattaattattatttcaacctcaaaCGTCTTGGCCttggctcattttctgtgaagaacctataaataaatatagactatatttccaaaagtattcactcgtctggcttcacacgcatatgaacttgactaTGAGtgaatcccattcttaatccataggttttaatatgatgtcggcccaccctttgcagctataacagcttcaactcttctgggaaggttttctaCAAggcttaggagtgtgtttatgggaatttttgggaattcgcatttgtgagatcagaggctggtgttggacgagaaggcctggctcacagtctctgctctaattcatcccaaagctgtactattgggttgaggtcaggactctgtgcaggccagtcaagttcttccacaccaaactggctcatccacgtctttatggacctgctttgtgcactggtgtgccgtcatgttggaacaggaaggggccaacgTCCCCAAAATGTTCCCACGAAGTTGGgatcatgaaattgtccagaatcttttggtgctgaagccaaactttacactcggcacagtgcagtcagacaagtaccgtctcctggcaaccaccaaacccagactcgtccatcggatttccagaagAAGAAGCGTGATAGCAGTACAattctccactgctctagagtccagtggcggcgctttactccactgcattccacactttgcattgcacttggtgatgtaaagcttggatgcagctgctcggccatggaaacccattccatgaagctctctacgctgttcttgagctgatctgaaggccacatgaagtttggaggtctgtagtgattgactctgcagaaagtcggtgacctctgcgcactatgcccctcagcatccgctgaccgctctgtcattttacgtggccgaccacttcgtggctgagctgctgtcgttcccaatcgcttccactttgttataatcccactgacagtggactgtggaatatttagtagtgaggaaatttcacgactggacttgctgcacaggtggcgtccgatcacggtaccacgctggaattcactgagctcctgagagcgacccattctttcactaatgtctgtagaagcaggtctgcaggcctaggggctcggctttatacacctgtggccgtggaagtgactggagcacctgaattcaatgatttagatgggtgagtgaaaacttttggaaatatagtgtatgaggtgttttctcatttttacttaTTCAGTTATGTTTCAGCTTTTCATTCGAGTGTACATGTAAGACTGTCTTTAACAGCATTTTAGGAGGGAACGTGTTGCTGACACACTTTAATGGGTAATCTCAAGGAGTGAGACCTGCTTTATCAGAACATCTCCTTTATTACAGACAAGGTTCCAAATCCCCTTTAATTTCTGATGTTTTGATCTCGCTCTGGAACTGAAATCTTCCTGAATCATCAGTTCTTGAGTCCTGTGACCGCTTCATATGGCAGGATGACTGTCTGTCGGTTAGCCTGCCCTTGTGTGTGCGTTAGTACTACAGACATTGTACCCTAATTCTTGGCCTGTAATAAGGGAAACTTTGGCCGTCTTTGTCTGATTGTTTGATTCAGTGACTTCACCGCAGCACCAGATCAGGAACAACAAGCACAATATTTTCTCAGGTTGAATTTGAGCGAAAGATGTGAAATAAATCTATTCACAAAATGGGCACCGTGATTTGAAGAAATTTGGGTTCCATTATACAAAGAAATTTTCCTTGGCACCTCCCATCTCAGGAGAACATCCATCAGGAGGCATCTTGCCACAACCACTGCATCTTGTTTTCTTCAAGGAAAAACTTGGGCAGGGTTTAGTTCAATAAGGAGTCACAACATTGTGTGGCACAggttgaaaatgcctgctggaATCAAGCCGTAGCACAGATCTGCAAACAATGTGTATGTCAGAGAAGAGGAAGCAAGAGTTAAAGAAGGAAACAGGCTCAGGTGTCAGGAGATATTCAGAGCAGCTCCCTTTCTAAGAACTGATTGTGTTGCAACTGTGTCGACTAGGAACATCAGTAGAGATGTTGATCACTTTCAGTAATTGTTTGGTCTGTTCTCCTGTCTCATCCCATTTAGGCGTATGAATGAAAACACGAAGGTTAGGGTGCTGTTATTGATTATTAGGGCATTCTCTGGCCCTCTGACCATGTTTGCCATAATTAAAATGAGTCCCATCACTGGGCCTACCTGCTAAAGCACATGTGAACCATATTGGCCCTTTGTGGCTTTGTTAGCCATACCACAATGTGCTTCGACTAAGTGGAACCGGCGATCCGCCAAGCCGTCCAGCGATCCGCCAAGCCGTCCGCCTTTCTGTTGTTGTGAGTCCATTCCACATTGGTTAATGTATGCCATCCAGAGCATTCATGTCATTGACGCAGCCTTCAGTGTTTGTCTTTGGGTCTTGAATATTCTTGATCATGGCCTTCATTTCAGGAATATAAAGTGAAGATAGATATGGATGGTTGGACATGGACTTCTGTCCAGTGGGATCGTATGTACTAgccagcttgttttgacctgttggtcatactgacccagtgcagcacacggctTAACATCAGTGCaatggtttaccaagagagacgctggaggattttcacataaaaatgagttcatgaagccagtctggttataaaaatgatatcaGGGCatcagaattactcttttagtacttttactttatacttaagtacatttgaaggtaaatacttcagtacttttactcaagtggaggtctaaagggaggagcttctacttttactggaggaatattttaccttgggtgtctcaaCTTTAACTCAAATGCATGGTTTGTGAACTTCGTCCACTGctgctgtcacgattggcccctcccagtcctgtccatgtgtttgttttgcagttgttttggtttagcccccttgtttcatgactccgcctctgattgtctccacctgttttcccacctgtcccttgttttcactgtgtatttaagctgtgtgtttgccccttgtgtttgctggtctttgatgcttgaatctctgtgtgcattgttgtttgaatctttgtttgatttgttggatggtctgttttgcttgttctgttgtattctggtgtctgtcatgtctgccccccgatctatccgtattGACTCTATGACtctaaatctcgcttatctcagcacgtgcgtccgcctcctcgctccccgttgcAGCTGCTTTTTCATGTCTTTATTATGGGGGGGACCAGAATTCCTTCTTCCCTTTTCTAAGCTTCCATTTCCCATTTTAGCAGCTTTTTATAATTATGCAGACTCagttactttctctctctctctctctttcctcctgaGAAAAACAATTTCAcagtttgatttcttttttttaaattggaaAATAGACATGCACACAGTCCATATCTTACGTTTCCTTACATACACTAGACTTCCAGGAGAGTCCACTCTCTCAAATGAAAGACTAAATCCTAAATGATCCTAAAACCTCGCTTTTCTACCAGATACAGTCACCTGagttttattcatgtgcatGCAGAGGATCATGCACAGGTACAGCTTGGTCGTCAGTCTGTCACAAGTCCCCTGAACACACAGTCTGACCTGGTTTACGTTGATATACTGTGGGTTGGGTGAGGAAGCTAAAAGGGGAAGGGGAAGCGGGTGAAGTGGGAAGAATCAAAAGGTTGGGGTAGAGGGCGAAGGAGCTCTGGGGTCAGGGGAGGGTGAAGATGTTCACACCTCAGCAGGAACAATACAGGTAAAACATCAATGGACACACAACAGTAAGACAATATAGCCAACACAACAAAAGGGGAATATATATTGGAGCACAGAAGAAAGCACCTG is a window of Pygocentrus nattereri isolate fPygNat1 chromosome 7, fPygNat1.pri, whole genome shotgun sequence DNA encoding:
- the LOC108444065 gene encoding ecto-ADP-ribosyltransferase 5-like; amino-acid sequence: MIMKMLHSTAMMRLFILLILAVHTAAAITMSLYPNSVDEEFEFEDCKKEMYRRITNHSLNEELNNNAKFKKAWDEAKKDLILGRKENSNLTQDELRKIALRVYTGTDVYRELNDKMREGRGTYKTGFGLISLHFLITDGIQTRNAEQHLQRDCRTTYRRTNITIEITDPFVRFGSFASSSVKTTLTHFGNETCFIITTCYGADISMKSKYDQEVEVLIPPYEVFINETVTANKAPNCTRVYQLRSVGKISTMK